A stretch of the Agelaius phoeniceus isolate bAgePho1 chromosome 1, bAgePho1.hap1, whole genome shotgun sequence genome encodes the following:
- the METTL6 gene encoding tRNA N(3)-cytidine methyltransferase METTL6 isoform X1: MFQEKASANCLNIVPTSTEDGAFQKKGHSARVLSPEEAEKLAKDQVLVSEFKQLKLEKEAQKNWDLFYKRNSTNFFKDRHWTTREFQELKACREFADQKLTILEAGCGVGNCLFPLLEEDKNIFAYACDFSPRAVEYVKKNALYSTERCKVFQCDLTKDDLLDNVPADSVDVVTLIFVLSAIHPDKMHLVLRNIYKVLKPGKCVLFRDYGLYDHAMLRFKSGSKLGENFYVRQDGTRSYFFTEEFLSQLFKAEGYEQVVNEYVQRETVNRKEDLRVPRVFLQSKFQKPFRET; this comes from the exons ATGTTTCAAGAAAAGGCATCAGCAAATTGCTTAAATATAGTACCAACATCTACTGAAGATGGTGCTTTCCAAAAGAAAGGCCACAGTGCTCGAGTCCTTAGCCCAGAAGAAGCGGAAAAACTGGCAAAAGATCAGGTTTTGGTGTCTGAGTTCAAACAGCTAAAACTGGAGAAAGAGGCACAGAAGAACTGGGATCTATTTTACAAAAGAAACAGCACCAACTTCTTCAAAGACAGACATTGGACAACCAGAGAGTTTCAAGAGTTAAAGGCATGTCGTGAG TTTGCAGATCAAAAGCTGACCATTCTGGAAGCAGGCTGCGGGGTTGGGAACTGCTTGTTTCCACTCTTAGAAGAAGATAAGAATATTTTTGCATATGCCTGTGATTTCTCTCCTAGAGCTGTTGAGTATGTGAAG AAAAATGCCTTATATAGTACTGAAAGATGTAAAGTGTTCCAGTGTGATCTTACCAAAGATGATCTTCTAGACAATGTACCAGCAGATTCTGTGGATGTTGTCACACTTATATTTGTGCTTTCTGCCATTCATCCTGACAAAATGCATCTTGTCCTGAGGAACATTTACAAG GTATTAAAACCAGGCAAGTGTGTCCTGTTCCGAGACTATGGCCTGTATGATCATGCAATGCTCAGGTTTAAATCAGGCAGCAAACTTGGGGAAAACTTTTATGTCAGACAAGATGGGACAAGGTCGTATTTTTTTACTGAAG AGTTCTTATCTCAGCTTTTCAAGGCTGAGGGATATGAGCAAGTGGTCAATGAGTATGTGCAGCGAGAAACTGTGAATAGGAAAGAAGATTTGCGCGTTCCAAGAGTTTTTCTTCAAAGCAAGTTTCAAAAGCCTTTCAGGGAGACATAA
- the METTL6 gene encoding tRNA N(3)-cytidine methyltransferase METTL6 isoform X2: protein MFQEKASANCLNIVPTSTEDGAFQKKGHSARVLSPEEAEKLAKDQVLVSEFKQLKLEKEAQKNWDLFYKRNSTNFFKDRHWTTREFQELKACREFADQKLTILEAGCGVGNCLFPLLEEDKNIFAYACDFSPRAVEYVKKNALYSTERCKVFQCDLTKDDLLDNVPADSVDVVTLIFVLSAIHPDKMHLVLRNIYKSSYLSFSRLRDMSKWSMSMCSEKL, encoded by the exons ATGTTTCAAGAAAAGGCATCAGCAAATTGCTTAAATATAGTACCAACATCTACTGAAGATGGTGCTTTCCAAAAGAAAGGCCACAGTGCTCGAGTCCTTAGCCCAGAAGAAGCGGAAAAACTGGCAAAAGATCAGGTTTTGGTGTCTGAGTTCAAACAGCTAAAACTGGAGAAAGAGGCACAGAAGAACTGGGATCTATTTTACAAAAGAAACAGCACCAACTTCTTCAAAGACAGACATTGGACAACCAGAGAGTTTCAAGAGTTAAAGGCATGTCGTGAG TTTGCAGATCAAAAGCTGACCATTCTGGAAGCAGGCTGCGGGGTTGGGAACTGCTTGTTTCCACTCTTAGAAGAAGATAAGAATATTTTTGCATATGCCTGTGATTTCTCTCCTAGAGCTGTTGAGTATGTGAAG AAAAATGCCTTATATAGTACTGAAAGATGTAAAGTGTTCCAGTGTGATCTTACCAAAGATGATCTTCTAGACAATGTACCAGCAGATTCTGTGGATGTTGTCACACTTATATTTGTGCTTTCTGCCATTCATCCTGACAAAATGCATCTTGTCCTGAGGAACATTTACAAG AGTTCTTATCTCAGCTTTTCAAGGCTGAGGGATATGAGCAAGTGGTCAATGAGTATGTGCAGCGAGAAACTGTGA